GCGCGGGCGCTGCACGAACTGGACCCCGACCGGCCGCTGCCGGCCCGCGACCTCGCCGAAGGGCTGGGCTGCGACCGCTCCAACGTGACCGCCCTGGTCGACAAGCTGGAGCGGGCCGGGCTGGTCGAGCGGCATCCCGACCCCGCCGACCGGCGGCAGAAGACGCTGGTGGTGACCGGGCCGGGGCGGCAGGTGCGGGCCCGGGTGCACCAGGTCATGACGGACTCCCGGCTGCTCGCCGGGCTCACCGTCGACGAGCTGGCGACCCTGCGCGAGCTGGTCTGGAAGGTCTCCGACGGAGGCTGCCCCGAGCGGTGCGACGACGACTGAACCACACCGCGTCATTCGTGTCCGAGTGGGCGCACGGGCCGCTCGTCGGTAATGCTGTCCGACGTGACCACCCCGCAAGATCTCGACGACCGGTTCCGGGAGACGCTGGCCGCGCTTGCCACCCCGCCGCAGCGGCGTGACCCCGCACGGCCGGTCACCGACGACACGACGCTGACCGGCGCGCGGGCGCTGGACCTCTTCGACGCGCAGGCCACCAGCCGCCAGCTCGACCTGGCCGGCCGGTGGCTGCACAGCTTCGGCGAGGGCTTCCACACGATCGGCTCCGCCGGCCACGAGGGCAACGCCGCGCTCGCCGCCGCGCTGCGCGCTACCGACCCGGCGCTGCTGCACTACCGCTCGGGTGCCTTCTACTGCGTCCGCGCCGACCAGGCCGCCCGCTCGACGCCGGGCGAGCGGGCCGGGGCCGAGCAGGAGGGGGTCGACCAGCCGGCTGCGGTCGGCCGGCCCGTCGAGGCCGCGCCGGCCGACCCGGACGGGCCCGGCGACCCCTCCGCGCCCGACGCCCCCGACCCGGAGGAGCCGACCGGCGGCTCCGGGTCCGTCGTGGACCGGCCGCTGCGCCCGGGGTACGCCGAGGCGGCCCGCGACGTGCTGCGGGGCATGGTCGCCTCCAGCCACGAGCCGATCGCCGGCGGGCGGCACAAGGTCTTCGGCCGAGCCGACCTGGCCGTCGTTCCGACCACCCCCACCATCGCCTCGCACCTGCCCCGCGCCGTCGGGATGGGACTGGCGGTGGAGCGGCTGCGCCGGCTGGAGACCTCCGGCCGGCGGGACGGGGTGCGGGTCGGCAGCGGTGGGGACGCCGCGCAGGCGTCCTGGCCGTCGGACGCCATCGTGGTCTGCTCGTTCGGCGACGCCTCGGTCAACCACGCCAGCGCCACCGCCGCGTTCAACACCGCCGGCTGGTACGACCACACCGGCCTGCGCATCCCGGTGCTCTTCGTCTGCGAGGACAACGGCCTCGGCCTCAGCGTCCGCTCCCCGAAGGGGTGGGTGGAGACCACGCTGCGGTCCAAGCCAGGTGTCCGCTACTTCGCCGCGGACGGCGACGACCTGGTGCGGGCGTACGAGGTGGCGGCCGAGGCGGCGGCCTGGGTGCGCCGGCACCGCCGCCCCGCCGTGCTCCACCTGTCGACCGTACGGCTGATGGGGCACGCCGGCGCGGACGCCGAGACCGCCTACCGCAGCGCCGAGGAGATCGCCGCCGACCTCGACCGCGATCCGCTGGCCGGTACCGCGCGGCTGCTGGTGGGGGCGGGGGTCGCCACCGGCGAGGAATTGCTGGCCCGCTACGACGAGATCGGCTGGCAGGTGCGCCGGATCGCCGAGGAGGTGCTGGACGAGCCGAAGCTGACCGCACCCGCGGAGGTGCTGGCCCCGCTGGCCCCGCGCCGGCCGGTCCGCCTCGCCCGGGCGGTGGCCGACGCGGCGGCCCGCGCCGCAGGCCCCGGCGCCGCCGCCCGTACGGAGGCGTTCGGTGGCCGGCCGCCCGAGCTGACCGGTCCGCTGACGCTGGCGCAGAGCATCAACGCCGCGCTCGCCGACGGGATGCTCGACCATCCCCAGATGGCCGTGTTCGGCGAGGACGTCGGCGCCAAGGGCGGCGTCCACGGGGTGACCGAGGGGCTACGCGACCGCTTCGGCGCGGCCCGGGTCTTCGACACGCTGCTCGACGAGACCTCGATCCTCGGGCTGGGGCTCGGCGCCGGGCTGGCCGGGATGCTGCCCGTGCCCGAGATCCAGTCCCTGGCGTACCTGCACAACGCCGAGGACCAGGTGCGTGGCGAGGCCGCCACGATGCAGTTCCTCTCGCAGGGTGCCTTCCGTAACCCGATGGTGGTGCGGGTGGCCGGCCTGGCGTACCAGGAGGGCGGCGGGCACTTCCACAACGACAACTCGGTGGCCGTACTCCGGGACGTGCCGGGCCTGGTGATCGCGGTGCCGGCGCGGCCGGACGACGCCGCGCCCATGCTGCGTACCTGCCTGGCCAGCGCGGCGGTGGACGGCAGCGTCTGCGTCTTCCTGGAGCCGATCGCGCTCTACCACACCCGCGACCTGTACGCCGAGGGTGACGGTGAGTGGCTGGCCAACTATGCCGAGCCCGGCGCGTGGACCGGCGGTCACGTGCCGATCGGAAGGGCCCGCGTCTACGGCGTCGGCTCCGCCGAGGACGTCACGATCATCACTTTCGGTAACGGGGTGCCGATGTCGCTGCGCGCGGCGGCGACCCTCGCCGACGAGGGGATCGGCACCCGGGTGGTGGACCTGCGCTGGCTGTCCCCGCTGCCGGTGGCCGACGTCATCCGGGAGTCGGCGGCGACCGGCAGGGTGCTGGTCGTGGACGAGACCCGCCGCTCCGGCGGGGTCGGCGAGGGGGTCATCGCGGCCCTGGTGGATGCCGGATATGTGGGGGCAGCGCGGCGAGTGGCCGGAGTTGACTCGTTTGTACCATTAGGTCCGGCGGCCCGTCAGGTTCTGGTCTCCGAGGAAGCAATTACCCAGGGTGCCCGCACGCTTCTGGCACGGTAAATTCCGTTCCACCCGGTGCGCCACTTGCGCGGGGAGCCACAACTGTGTGGACTTTGCCTGACGGCGCCGACGCGGCGCCGCGGGCAGGGATGAGATGAGGAGGCACGCGACAGTGAGCGCGACCGCTGGTCAGGCCGCCGACGGGGTACGCAGCCTGGCGGACCGGTTCGGGATCGAACCGGGGATGGTCGTCATGGAGATGGGGTACGACGACGACGTCGACCAGGATCTCCGTGACGCCCTGACCGACCGCTGTGGAGAGCTGGTCGACGAGGACACCGACGAGGTGGTCGACGCGGTGCTGGTCTGGTACCGCGACGGCGACGGTGACCTCTTCGAGCTTCTCGTCGACGCCCTCGGCCCGCTGGCCGACAACGGTGTCGTGTGGCTGCTCACGCCCAAGGCGGGGCGCGAGGGGCACGTCGAGCCGAGCGAGGTCGCCGAGTCCGCGCCCACCGCCGGCCTCCAGCAGACCTCCACCGTCAACGCCGGCCGGGACTGGAGTGGAGCCCGCCTCGTCCTGCGCCGTGGCGCCAAGGGCAAGAAGTAAGCGGACGCCGGCGATCACCCGGCGGCGCCCGCTGCCGGGTGTGGCAGGCTGTTGCCCATCCGACCCCATCCTGAGGAGCTCGCATGCCGATCGAGGTTGGCGCCGAGGCGCCGGACTTCGTGCTCAAGGACCAGAACAACCAGGAGGTCCGGCTCTCGGACTTCCGTGGCAAGCGCACCGTGCTGCTGGTCTTCTACCCGCTCGCCTTCACCGGGATCTGCCAGGGTGAGCTGTGCGAGGTGCGGGACAACCTCAACGACTACGTCAACGACGACGTCCAGGTGCTGACCGTCAGCGTCGACTCGGTCTACGCCCACAAGATCTGGGCCGACAAGGAGGGCTACCAGTTCCCGCTGCTGGCCGACTTCTGGCCGCACGGCGCGGTGGCCCAGTCGTACGGCGTCTTCAACGACGTCGCCGGCATCGCCAATCGGGGCACCTTCGTGATCGACAAGGCGGGCGTGGTCCGCTTCGCCGAGATGAACATGCCGGGCGAGGCGCGCGACCAGCAGGGCTGGCGCAAGGCCCTCGCCGAGGCCGTCGCCGCCTGACCAACCGGGCACGCCGTACGACCGGGCCGGTGGAGGGCAGGGTAAGCTTGCCACCCTCCGGCCCGCCGTACGGGCGTTCCGGGCGCGTAGCTCAGTGGGAGAGCACTCGCCTTACAAGCGAGGGGTCGCAGGTTCGAAACCTGCCGCGCCCACCTGTCACCACCAGAACCGACATCGGCCCGAAGACCATGGCGGCGGGGGTCGGGTCGACAGGAGCATCGGATGGCGGATCGCGCCGTCCGCCGCTCGGCACCGCCGCCGGCGGCCACTCGCGCGGCTCAGCGACCGCTGATCGCCCATGACCGGTGGTGTCAGCGGTTGCGCGGGTGACCAGGCCGGATTCGTAGGCGAGGACCACGAGTTGGGCTCGGTCCCGGGCGTGGAGCTTGATCATGGCCCGATTGATGTGGGTCTTCGCGGTCATCGGGCTGATGACCATGCGTTCGGCGATCTGGTCGTTGGACAGGCCCTGAGCGACCAGGGCGACGGCCTCGCGTTCGCGGGCGGTCACGCCCGCCAGTCCCCTGTCGAGACCGGCGGGGAGCGGCTGGGTGACGTACCGGTCGATCAGCCTGCGGGTGATCGACGGTGCGAGCAGCGCGTCGCCGCGCGCGGCGACGCGTACGGCGTGCAGGAAGTCCTCCGGCACGATGTCCTTGACGAGGAATCCGGCTGCGCCGGCGCGCAGCGCGTTGAAGACGTACTCGTCCATGCCGTAGTTGGTCAGGATGACGACGTGCATCCCGGCCAGGGCCGGGTCCGCGGCGATACGCCTGGTCGCCTCGATGCCGTCGACGACCGGCATCTGGATGTCGATGAGAGCGATGTCAGGCAGGTGTTCCTTGGCCAGGGCGAGGCCCTGTTCCCCATCGGCGGCCTCGGCCACCACCTGGATGTCGTCCTCGAGGTCGAGGA
Above is a genomic segment from Micromonospora sp. M71_S20 containing:
- a CDS encoding MarR family winged helix-turn-helix transcriptional regulator; translation: MAQHTAPSTPPHPADRAALAGDVVRRITHVAAALRHHQDLEIAELGLTPATARALHELDPDRPLPARDLAEGLGCDRSNVTALVDKLERAGLVERHPDPADRRQKTLVVTGPGRQVRARVHQVMTDSRLLAGLTVDELATLRELVWKVSDGGCPERCDDD
- a CDS encoding thiamine pyrophosphate-dependent enzyme, with product MLSDVTTPQDLDDRFRETLAALATPPQRRDPARPVTDDTTLTGARALDLFDAQATSRQLDLAGRWLHSFGEGFHTIGSAGHEGNAALAAALRATDPALLHYRSGAFYCVRADQAARSTPGERAGAEQEGVDQPAAVGRPVEAAPADPDGPGDPSAPDAPDPEEPTGGSGSVVDRPLRPGYAEAARDVLRGMVASSHEPIAGGRHKVFGRADLAVVPTTPTIASHLPRAVGMGLAVERLRRLETSGRRDGVRVGSGGDAAQASWPSDAIVVCSFGDASVNHASATAAFNTAGWYDHTGLRIPVLFVCEDNGLGLSVRSPKGWVETTLRSKPGVRYFAADGDDLVRAYEVAAEAAAWVRRHRRPAVLHLSTVRLMGHAGADAETAYRSAEEIAADLDRDPLAGTARLLVGAGVATGEELLARYDEIGWQVRRIAEEVLDEPKLTAPAEVLAPLAPRRPVRLARAVADAAARAAGPGAAARTEAFGGRPPELTGPLTLAQSINAALADGMLDHPQMAVFGEDVGAKGGVHGVTEGLRDRFGAARVFDTLLDETSILGLGLGAGLAGMLPVPEIQSLAYLHNAEDQVRGEAATMQFLSQGAFRNPMVVRVAGLAYQEGGGHFHNDNSVAVLRDVPGLVIAVPARPDDAAPMLRTCLASAAVDGSVCVFLEPIALYHTRDLYAEGDGEWLANYAEPGAWTGGHVPIGRARVYGVGSAEDVTIITFGNGVPMSLRAAATLADEGIGTRVVDLRWLSPLPVADVIRESAATGRVLVVDETRRSGGVGEGVIAALVDAGYVGAARRVAGVDSFVPLGPAARQVLVSEEAITQGARTLLAR
- a CDS encoding DUF3052 domain-containing protein, encoding MSATAGQAADGVRSLADRFGIEPGMVVMEMGYDDDVDQDLRDALTDRCGELVDEDTDEVVDAVLVWYRDGDGDLFELLVDALGPLADNGVVWLLTPKAGREGHVEPSEVAESAPTAGLQQTSTVNAGRDWSGARLVLRRGAKGKK
- a CDS encoding peroxiredoxin, which codes for MPIEVGAEAPDFVLKDQNNQEVRLSDFRGKRTVLLVFYPLAFTGICQGELCEVRDNLNDYVNDDVQVLTVSVDSVYAHKIWADKEGYQFPLLADFWPHGAVAQSYGVFNDVAGIANRGTFVIDKAGVVRFAEMNMPGEARDQQGWRKALAEAVAA